A stretch of DNA from Macrotis lagotis isolate mMagLag1 chromosome X, bilby.v1.9.chrom.fasta, whole genome shotgun sequence:
gtTCTTCCTCCTAATACTGGCTCTTCTTTCCCCAGTTCCCCACCTTTGTTCTTTTTACACCTTTTCCATTAGAAGAGCTTCTTTATTTTCATGTcaaactctcttctctttttttttttttggcaaggcaatggggttaagtggcttgcccaaggccacacagctaggtaattattaagtgtctgaggccagatttgaactcaggtactcctgactccagggctggtgctctattcactgtgccacctagccaccccactctcttctcttttgcTACTCAAATCTTCCTACCTTAAGTCCATATATTTTCCTATCTTTTGAACATTTCCACTTACTGTCACTTAAACTGAATAtccaaaattaaaattcattcccTCCaacaaactaatttttttttctatttacttggATTCTGTCATTGATACTACCGTTCTCCCAGTCACTTGTACTGAAAACctcattgtcatttttaatttaaacttttaattCTATGTACCTAGGTAGCTAGGTACCAAATCCTAGcaattttagtttgttttttcccaaaaaaGTTTTTGCAGCCACCCCTTTCCATTGCTAGTACTTTGTTCTCCGAACCTTGGACCTTGAGGCACTTCAGTTTGATTAATGCAAAAACCTCTTGACCTTGAATCTAGGCTCTTTTgatcctctttttttaatctttttttttccaattacatgtaaagacagttttcaacattgatccatTTCCATGTTTatttgttccacatttttctaccaccctcccttcccttctccctctccatggaggcaaacaatctggtaaaggttgtacatgtacagttgtgtttaatgtatttccatattggttCTGTTttgaaaaggaattagaactaaagggaaataaaaccatgagtaagaaagaaaaaaacataaaagaagttttgaaaagtgaacatAAAATGCTACGTTCTATATTCAGATGCggtagttttttctctttttaaaacaatggggttaagtgccttgccccaggtcacacagctaggagtatctgaggttgaatttgaactcaggtcctcctgattccagggccagtgttctatccactgtgccacttagctgccccccgctgccccccccccccgtgacATTTTCTATAGCAGGTTCCTCTGGCTTAACCTTaaatcactgaactactgagagaaaGCTTCATCCATCATGACTGATCATCTcccaatgttattgttaatgtgtacatggttcttctgattttgctcccttcactcagcctcagttcatgcaagtctttccaggctttccctaaagtctggctgctcattatttctttcaggacaatagttctccataacattcataaactATAACTTGTTCAGATATTCCTCAGTTCATGAATATCTCCTCAACTTTCAATTTTTGCCTCTTCAAAAATAgctcttatgaatatttttgaacttatGTTGATCCTCATTTCAATGCTTTTATCATACATGTGACACTAATCTTCCTTAATCACTACTTATGTTCTTTCCTTGCTCAAAAACCTTTCATGTTCTTTATTTCCTATTGCATCATATTTGATTTCCTTTAGATCTCTCCTCTCTGTCCAACCTTACTTCCTGTTATTCCCAATATGTACCCTTGCAATTATGCTTCTTGCTCCTGTTGCCtgaatgttttctctctctctgtggttTCACTAAATCTTCTCCAAATTTTTAGATTGAGCCACTGTTCTATTTCCTTTATGAAGCCTTCCCTGTTGACCTTAAACTTCATTTACCTGGACTTGTGATCTCCCATAACCCTTAGAATCTTTATCACATCttttaaattcttaattatttACTGCTTTCTGGTTTTCCTAACAGTTCTTATTGAGTACTGAGTCATCCTCTGAGTGGTTTGGGTTAATTGACTGGACTGCAATTGTTTCTGGTTCTAGCTTACCCAGACTTAAAATTCTTCAAGAAGAGACCATTTTTTCTGGGATGTTGTAGAAAGGATTCACAAACTATATGTTCTTCGTGCCCCTTTTCCACTCTGACATTCTATACTCCTTGTATTACTTGATCCTCTTTCACATATGAGTTAGTTTTGTCTTTATAACTGGAAGTGCCTTGAGGGCTAGGACCCCAACAGACCCTATCACGTTGCTAAGGGCATAATCAGGTCATTCAATAcattaatgaaaatttaaaattcattttattatgtttGTGTGTGCTCCTCTACGTGTGTACTCTCTTCTCACATGTTCTCTCTTCACCTACTTCCCCATAAATGTTCCTTATGTATCTTTGTGGTATAAATCTGAGATTTATGGGGAAATATTGCattgctctcttttttttaagcaaacCCTTTCATTTTCTCAGAATAGCAATTTCTTTTATTGTGGATTATGTTATATAGAGCTTTAGGATTAAATTAAGCAACCATTAAAAGAGTATGAATTTTTGAAAACAGGATTTTGTAAAAAATACATCATAAAATTGTGTATTTCATCTATTGggaagttttaaaagttttattgaactttttttgcttgtttttcttccattttctttctttaataacAGAATACAAATAATAGATTTTCTGATACAAAATTAGGTTATTTGAGGGTGAGGAACATCTTTGTCTTCACAGTGCCTAACCTATAAGCACTTAGGCTTATTGATGAATTTAATGTCCCAACCTATGGCAAAATGAAGAATTATGATACTTTATTTATCCCTCCCTCCTGGGGTTGTTGtggaaaaagttatttaaaaatatggtaTAAATATATGcagtttttattatcattattaatgtgAAATTATGGTCAAGTAAAGAAGTAAACAGTTCACTTAGAATTTGCCATTTGAATCTTTAATAATAGTTGAGGAAAGGAAGTGATTAATTGCACAATTTCAAGATGGACATGTAGCTAAGCTTCCAGTATTACAATCAGGTAAGCCAGTGATATTAATCTAGtttcttaaaaattgtttattactTAATcacttatttgtttctttttcttctcaggtTGTCTTATCTTGGAAGAAGTTAAGAGGAATTCTTCATCTTGAAATTCCCTATACCATTGATATCAACAATGTCATCCAGACCATTTGAAAGTCCTCCTCCATACAGACCAGATGAATTGTAAATATCCTTCTGATGTTTTTCCTTAATAACTTAGTTCTCCACAGGTAGTGAGGATATGTAGTTGTTTGTCAATGAAGTATGGTTCTTGCACTTAGAGTTTTGACTATTGTCACAATATAACACCtttaataaattttctatttaaagatTAATATGAATTTCCTTAATTACATTATTTGTGAGTGTTTGTATCATTATACATAGAGTGGGATTGGATTACTATACAATTTTCTTAGTGAAAATTGGAACAGAACTGATGATGCCCTCATTTTTTTAGAGAGTATGTAGTAGATTTGTGGTGACCATTTAAtatatatggaattttaaaatattttcttgtttctgaATGTTATGGAGAACTATTGTCCTGAAAGAAATCATGGGCAGCCAGactttagggaagcctggaaagactagcATCTTCTGCTAGTTTTCGTTTTTCCTTTGGGTTGCTGCATGAAAAGATCATAgcatcagggtggctaggtagatagagtaccagccctggagtcaggagtacctgagttcaaatctgacctcagacacttaataattacctagctgtgtggccttgggcaagtcacttaaccccatttgccttgcaaaaactaaaaacaataaataaataaaaataaaagatcatagcatcacagatttagaattggaaaaacaTCTCAGGTCATCTAgactaactccctcattttatagaggaagaaattgagacccagggatGTTAGAtgatttttcctatatttttcttcaaattctttttatttatttatttaacataggCACTCATTTGTGATAGGAATTGCTGTGGTATTAGAAGTTCAGACTTTGGCCAGGCTACTTAAACTCACTGATTTGAGCAAAAATTAAACTAGAGAGATGGTGGTATTGGATATTGGACTTATCTTAAAAGAAGTTCTAATCCTAGCTTTGCTACTTAATAGCTCTATAACTTTAGTAAAtaagcctgtttcctcattttttaaatgggaatttgttttgttttgtttttttggcaaggcaatagggttaagtgacttgcccatagtcacacagctaagtaagtattaagcgtctgaggccatatttgaattcagcccttcctgacttgagggccagtgctctatccattgtatcacctagctgcccctaaaatgtaaatttgaaaaaaaaatgttaattaatgAAAATTCATTTCCTCTCCACTTACCCTGTCATTggaaaagggaaagcaagacccttgtaacaaatatgcacagTCAAGCAAATCAGATCTCCTCATTAGCCATATCCAAAAATTTATTTGTATGTgcatatctatccatctataccCCAAATCTGTCACCTCTTTTTCAGGAGATTCATTGTATGTTTCCCTCATAGATCCTCTGAAATCATGGTTGATAATtacatttatcagttctttcaaggTTATTTGGCTTTACAATGGTTgttgttgtataaattgttttactggttctgttcatctccttCTGAATCacttcccaggtttctcttgAACCGTCCCTTAATCATTTctacagcacagtagtattccattgcattcatatactataatttgtttagacattcctcAGTTGATTAAAACCTCTTTAGTTTTCAaaagttctttgctatcacagaAAGTggccaaaaaatatttttattcatgtgagtttttttcttctttctttagaaTAATCTTTTTTGGGGCAATATGGAACTTCTAATGCATGACCTACTTCACAAACAGGGTTTTTGGAAGGATCAGATAACATAATTAACTATACAGAATGATTTATAAAgacaaaatgctataaaaatttgAGTTATCATAATAAATGCCCTCTATAGGACTGTGAGCTAATCAACTAGGATATTAGGTTTAAagatcctcatttttttttctgaacataagacatttttttttttgacatttgcaTACTGCAAGCTCTTTCTGGGCAGGTTTTATGTTCTTGAAGAACACAGTAAAAATCTACCTTTTATAGCTTTGGATCTGGGTTTTAGTGGGTATTCCTTCCATTCCCCTTTCATCCAATGTGATTCAACTGGGATCTTACCATAAATTttcttactgaaaaaaaatatatatttttaaatttattgcaGCAAGCCATCTCATTATGCACCAAGCAATGACTTATACAATGGAGAGATGCATGTTCGACCAATGCTTTCTCAGCCAGCCTACTCTTACTATCCAGAAGATGAAATACTTCATTTCTACAAATGGACTTCCCCTCCAGGAGTGATTAGAATTTTGTCAGTGATTATTATTGTGATGTGCATTGCCATCTTTGCATGTGTGGCTTCCACACTTGCCTGGGACAATGGCTATGGAAACCCCTTTCTGGGAGGTGGTCTAGGTGGCTACCCTTATGGAGGAAGTAGTGGCTTTGGAAGCTTCGGTAGCAGCTATGGCTATGGTTATGGTTACAGTTATGGCTATGGAGGAACTTATACTGACCCAAGGGCTGCCAAAGGCTTCTTACTGGCCATGACAGCATTTTGTTTCATTGCTTCATTGGTGATATTTGTGACCAGTGTTATCAAATCAGGAATATCCAGATCAAGAATGTACTACTTAGTAGTAATCATTGTAAGTGCTATCCTAGGCATTATGGTCTTCATTGCTACCATTGTCTACATAATGGGAGTCAATCCTACAGCACAAGCTTCTGGATCAATGTACTCAGTTCAGATACATGCTCTCTGCAACCAGTTTTATGCACCTACAGCAACTGGACTTTATGTGGATCAATATCTTTATCACTTCTGTGTGGTGGATCCCCAAGAGGTAGGagtatatgaattttttttcctatatgagTCATTAACTATTAGTTAACATAGTTAACTTGCATGTTTTGGGGTGATGTGtagtgtttctttttaaattagaaatttcCCACTTTTACTTTTACTCAATAATTTACTCTTATTTTGGGGGGCTTTGAGGAAGGCGAAAAGTGCAGGCGGGGAATATGGATTTGTAAAACTTTGTACAGCATCAACCTATTCTCAAAAAATAGAATGTCTGTTTAAATATGAGTTTTATTTCTGCTGCTCATAAGTCTGCTACAGCAAAGCAGATTTGGCTGATTGAATGTCTTTGAAGCATTTCCATTGCCCTTTCTTCTGCCTAGGGACTCTCATACCTGAGCCTCCCTACTTATGGTGACTGTAGCTTTTCTTTTTGACACATAGGTGGTAAAATGGAAAAGGTTAGGGTTTGGATTTTTGATTTCACTGATAAAGTGATTCTCAGGGAAGGAAAACCACCAATGCACATCGTCTTTGTAACTGGAGGTCTTAGAGAATAGTCTAGAGTGCTGACAGCATCAtagatgggacttgaacctaAGTTTTCATGGCTTGGAGACCAGTTCTTTTTCCCCTAGGCAGTTAACTCTctttgaatcctggctctaatGCTTAATAATCTctaatcttgggcaaattattcaGCTTCTCTAATCTTCAGTTTTCATAAAAAGAGGTGATTGAATTAGTCAGcctctgagttcccttctagctctaaattttttACCTTATTACAAATCAGTTATCTATAGCTCATGACTATAGCCaaccatttttcagttgtgtctgactcataTCTTCCATGTCAGtcaaaaaatgagaagattaCAGTAGTAGGAATGTTCGTACAGGAAGATTATTCCACTTGGACATCCTCTTGTCATTAGTGGAAAACTGAAAAGTCCTACCATTAAGAAATGAGACAGATTTGTTCTTTTCACTTTGTAAATTTGAAACTTCATCTGCTTAATAAGACCAAAGGAGATTATTCTgttgaatttttgttcattcttggATTGTCTGGTCTTTAAACAAAGGGGCaaccaggtgatgcagtggaaagagcatcagccctgcagtctggaggaacagagttcaaaactggcctcagacacttggcattTACTAGcaatatgaccttgagcaagtcacaatcctgattgcctcacatccagtcatcctgatccttaTCTGACCACTGTTTGCAGAGGAGAAGTTGAGgatgattaattatttttttttgtattatctgGTGGGGGggtttttgagattttttttattaaagattttatttgagttttacaatttttcccccaatcttacttacctcccccccacccccccacagaaagcaatctcagtctttactttgtttccatgttgtacattgatccaaactgagtgtgatgagagagaaatcatgaggATGGTTGATTTAGCACAGGACCCAGTCATTCAAACtcaatttgttttcttgtcatggcatcatcaccctcatatcatggtctttttcaagaatgaaggacaaacattatcatcatcataacagGAAAATAAACTTTAGAAGTATATATACTATTAATAATTTACAAATGACTAAAGGACTACTTACATACAAAGTCTTATGTGTTTATTAAGGCAGGTCCTGTGAATTATAGGATATaggtgaaataaataaaaagcacttACTAAGTATGAATTAGAGACTTTTATCATTGTTCTTATTAGCATatcaataaaaatgggaaaataaataacttaatttaaGTCTCCCAAACAGTtaatgttttactttgttttatccCTTTTTAGGCCATTGCTATTGTGCTGGGGTTTCTGGTTATTGTAGCTTTTGCTTTAATGCTCTTCTTTGCTGTGAAAACCCGAAGTAAGATGAACAGATATGATAAATCAAACATTCTATGGGACAAAGAAAATGTCTATGAAGAGCAGCCTCCTAATGTAGAGGAATGGGTAAgtgtaaaagaaaattatctttttttttactcttgtgTTGACACTGTTGACTTCAgtgttttatttgacttttagtttgacttgattttccttttttctcaaaatTGAGAAGATTTTTAATCTTATAAACATATCATTTGAAAAGGAATTgattctgtgtggccttgggcaagtcacttaaccccatttgccttgcaaaaacctaaaaaaaaaggaattgattgATATTAGTGGCAATTGCCTCATTATGATATAAAATTCCaggttctcattttccttttataaagaaAGAGATGTACAAAGTGATTAGAAAAATGCTTCCAATTGAAATAGaaatactttaaatttatttggACATTAcagaaaacttcatttttctttcccttttatttgcAAAAATGTTTGCCAGtttataaaacaattaattttgCATACTTAATTTCATTCAGAATCACAGCAGTGTAAAAAGTAGTGCTACTTATTTGGGAATTTTGGAGAGGTGCA
This window harbors:
- the OCLN gene encoding occludin; this encodes MSSRPFESPPPYRPDEFKPSHYAPSNDLYNGEMHVRPMLSQPAYSYYPEDEILHFYKWTSPPGVIRILSVIIIVMCIAIFACVASTLAWDNGYGNPFLGGGLGGYPYGGSSGFGSFGSSYGYGYGYSYGYGGTYTDPRAAKGFLLAMTAFCFIASLVIFVTSVIKSGISRSRMYYLVVIIVSAILGIMVFIATIVYIMGVNPTAQASGSMYSVQIHALCNQFYAPTATGLYVDQYLYHFCVVDPQEAIAIVLGFLVIVAFALMLFFAVKTRSKMNRYDKSNILWDKENVYEEQPPNVEEWVKNVSIDAQEVPSAASDYADRVDSSMVYSSYGKMNEKRPYPDSSYKSTPIPEVVNVVPVTSPVDDFRQPRYSSNGNLPVSTKKSHGKGRMSKRADQDHYETDYTTGGESCEELEEDWEREYPPITSDQQRQLYKKNFDTGLQEYKSLQEEIDDINKELSRLDKELDDYQEESEEYMAAADEYNRLKEVKASADYKNKKKYSKQLKSKLSHIKKMVANYDRQKT